The stretch of DNA GGGGTTAGTTCTTATGGCGACATAGCTCCATAGCTCCATAGCTCCATAGCTACAGTTTTAAAGTGAATGCTTCATAAGGGGCTAAGTTTAGTTGCGTGTCGAGACTCGAAACCTCACCATAATTGTTGATTAGGCAAGTTGCTGTTTGAGTTCGATATTGCTCAGGGACGTCAAGCGTTAATGAGTCACCAGAGAAATTACATACGACAAATAGTTGCTCACCATCCAACTCACGCACGTAGGCGAAAACCTTGTCGTGTTCTTCAAAAACAGGAATAAATGAACCGTAGACAATCGCTGGATGAGCTTTTCGTAACTCTATCAATGTCTTGTAGTGGTAAAATATTGAGCCTGGATCGGCCAACGCACTTTCGACGTTTATCTCTGGGTAGTTTGGATTCAGCTCAATCCACGGTGTTCCCTCAGAGAACCCTGCGTTAGTTTGGTTGTTCCAGTGCATTGGTGTTCTAGCGTTGTCACGGCTGTTCTCGTGAATGGCGTCCATCATGTGTTCATGAGTGACACCCGATTCCGTTTTTACTTTATAGAAATTGTGCGTTTCAATATCTTTATATTGGTCTAGATTGTCAAAAGCGACATTGGTCATGCCAATCTCTTCACCTTGATAAATGTAAGGTGTGCCTTTTAAGAAGTGCAAACACGTCGCCAGCATTTTTGCTGACTCAACTCGGAAATGTTTGTCATCACCGTATTTTGAAACCAAACGTGGTAAGTCGTGGTTGTTCCAAAAAAGGGAATTCCAGCCACCATCAGCCAGCTCGAGCTGCCACTTAGTCAGCACATTTTTGAACTCTCGAAGATCAAGCGGAATAGGGTTCCATTTGTCACCGTTTTCCCATGTCAGGGTGATGTGCTCAAATTGGAATACCATAGAAAGTTCATTTCTATCTTGTCCGCTGTATAGCTTGGCTATTTCTGGTGTCGCGCCCCAAGTTTCTCCTACGGTTAACAAATCCTTGTTACCAAAGGTCGCCTGATTCATTTGTTGTAATAGCTTGTGCAGCCTTGGTCCGTTCCCAGTGATTCCTTTATCGATCTCTTTACCAATAAGATCAATAACATCTAAGCGGAAGCCGCCTATACCAAGGTCAATCCACCAGTTCATCATAGTATGAACTTCTTCTTGAACCTTCGGGTTTTCCCAGTTCAAATCTGGCTGACGTTTCGAAAATAGATGGAAGTAATATTGTTGTGTGAGTTCATCCCACTGCCAAGCACTTCCGCCAAAGATAGAGCCTTGGTCATCCGGTGCACTGCCATCCGGTTGCGCATCGCGCCAAATGTAATAGTCTCGATACGGATTGTCTTTTGAAGAGCGTGCTTGTTCGAACCAACGGTGTTCATCTGACGTATGGTTTACCACTAAATCCATAACAATCTTAATGTCACATTCCTTCGCTTCATCCATCAGGAGTTTCATCTCTTCCATCGTGCCAAACTCTTCAGCAATCGCTTGGTAGTCGGAGATGTCGTAGCCGTTATCGTCCATTGGAGATTGATAAACAGGAGATAGCCAAATGACATTAATGCCCAGTTCTTTGAGGTAATCGAGTTTGCTGATGATTCCATTTAGGTCACCGATACCGTCATTATTCGAGTCTAAAAAGCTACGCGGGTAAATTTGGTAGACCACTGCGTCATGCCACCATTTCTGTTCCATCTCAATGTCCACTTAATAAGTTAATTGACCTTACTATAGTGATTTCATCTTATACTGGGAAATAGCATTACTAATGCTCTCTATAGAAAAATCCTATATCATGAGCTCTATCCACTGCGCGCTGTGTTCAGTGGTTTAATTTGTTGAATTTCTAACCTCGCATTTTGTGATCGAATGCAAACTAAGAGAATCCTATGAACAAGCTATACCGATACTTTCTGATGGTTGCGCATACTGGCAGTATTAAAGGTGCCGCGGAAAAGCTGAATATTAGCCAGCCCTCCTTGACTGCTGCGATCAAGAAATTAGAGAGTGATGTTGGTGTGGCTATTTTTACTCGCAAGTCAAAAGGCGTTGAGCTTACCGAGTACGGGTTGTTGTTTCGGGAGTTTGCACAAGAACAGCAAGAAAAGCATCTGTCTTTAATGCATCGCTTTACCGACATGCAGCAGCGCCAATCAGGTAAATTGAAGCTAGGCACTGGGGAAGCTTGGTGGGAACAATTTGTTTGCAAGGCGGTTGAGGAATACAAGCAACAAGAAAAAATGGGCTCGCTACATTTAGAGTTCGGTAACAACTTGTCTTTGATGCACCACTTGGTTCAAGGCGATATCGACTTGTTTGTAGGCCATGAAATCTACGGGCTGCATGAGCGATGTAAAGTGACGTTTTACCCACTTTTTCAAGACAAAGAAGCGGTGTTTGTTCGAGCCAACCATCCATTGTTAACGAAGAAACATTTAGACCCGAGCTTGTTAAGGCGTGAGATGTTGGCGTTTCCAATACTCCAAGTGACCCCCGATCACTCTAGACATAACTCTGTGCTGTCTGATCACGTAAATTCACAACCTGGCGGGCGTGATACCGAGGTTATTGGGCGAGATGTCTATGATGTTGACTCTCTTTTTGCGAGCTTAGATATGCTAAGAATGTCTGATGCTGTGATGCCATACAGTCATAAAATGTGTAACTGGATGAAAGACAAAGGCTTTGAAACGTTACTGATTGACGATTCTAAGCGCGGGAATGTTGGTCTTTACGCGAAGCAGGGAGCGGGCGATCTGAAGATTAAAACCTTCATTGAAATTTTACAAAAGGCTAATTTTGATTAGGCTTTAAAAACTAATAGGATTTTGTGAATTTTCGATGGTTTAACATCTCTACTGCTCATGGCATTTAGGTACTTAACATGTTTGATATTTACGTTAAGTACCGTTTATCCTTATTTCGATGCAACAATAATTAATGACTTCGAGAGGCAGTATATTAGATAGCTAACACCCAAGCGAAAGCCGCTAGGGGATTTAATTCAGCGCTGAAGTAACCGACGCCATTTTCCACATATAGAGTCTGTTGTTGGACGCCTTCAATATGTTCTTTGAGCGGATAGCTTCCGTCTGTGATTCCCAGCTCTTGAATCACTTCTGCAGTAATCTTCAACTCGATATTATCCGTCATGCTTTGGCTAAAGTTAGCAGCTGCGATAACAAGCTCTTCGTTATTAAAGCGCAAGAAAGCATAAATAGAATCACTTAGCTGATTGGATTTGTGTAAATCTTGGTACTCTCCAGTCATAGATGAATGGTTCAGTGCAAACGTCATCACTCTCTGGTAGAAGAGTCTGAGCTGCTTTTCGTCATCGCTAAGCTGCCCCCCATCAAATTTTCCTCCGTTCATCCATTTTTGATGTTGAGGAACACCGATATAGTCAAATATAGATGTTCGAGATGGTTGCCCAAAGCCTGCGTTCTCTGCGCCCGGCTCGCCGACTTCTTGCCCGAAGTAAATCATGGTGGGAGAGCTACTTAATAGCGTACTGACTAACATGGCTGGCTTAGCAACATATGGGTTACCAACAAACTCTGGAGACGCGATACGCTGCTCATCGTGGTTGTCTAAGAAGTGCATCATGTGGTGTTCGATGTCCATCATTTGATGCTGGATTTCAGGGATGATTGCCGTTGAAGCCTTTCCTTGCATGATTGCTTTTAGACCGTCGTAGAGATCTACTTTGTCATACAGATAGTCCATTTTACCCAAGCGAATGTAATCACGATAAAGGTGCGGTTGATAAACTTCCGCCATCAAAAAGGGGTCTTGATTCTTTACTTTTATTGATGAATTGAGATAGCTCCAGAACTCGACCGGTACCATTTCCGCCATATCGTAGCGAAACCCATCGACGCCTTTTTTTAACCAATATAAAGCGATGTCTCGAAACTTAATCCATGAATCTGGCACATCAACTTGCTGCCAGAATTGGTAGTGGGCGAGGTGATCACGCGTTGCGTAATCATCCGGTAGGTCAGGGAAATCTTTTGAGCCGTCTGGTCGCACGCCATAGTTAATCTTTACGGTTTCATACCAATCGTCGAAGTTTGGTTTGCTCAAGCGCGATCCGTTTCCTGTCCATTTGGCCGGGGATTCAAGAAACGGTGAGGCCAAATTCGGGTGTTGTTCACTACCAAGAGGGATGAACGCAGGTTCGATCTCGGGCAGTTCAAATACGCTGTTAGGAATGTAATAGAAGTTGTTGTTGCGATGATACTCAACAGTCGTGTCATCTTGAACGCCAAAGTCACGCACGCCCTCTGGGTTATTTAAGCCTTTGTAATTACGAGCAATGTGGTTAGGGACGATATCGATGATGACTTTCAAACCATTGTCATGGCTTCTTTTGATCAAGGCTTCGAATTCCTGTAAACGCTGTGCTGGGTTGTCTGCAAGATCTGGGTTTACAGAGTAGTAATCTTTGACGGCATAAGGTGAGCCTGCTCGTCCTTTTACAACGCTTGGATAATCATCTGAGATGCCGATGTGCTTGTAGTCGTTGATCACAGCATGATGTGGTACTCCGGTGTACCAAATATGAGTGATGCCGAGTTCTCTAATTTCTGTAAGCGCTTTATTGGTGAAATCACTGAACTTACCCACGCCATTTTGCTCAATGGTTCCCCAAGGTGTGTTCTGTGTATTCTGATTGCCGAACAAACGTGTAAAAACTTGATAGATTGAATGTTTCTTGTTGTACATACTTATATTCCATCTCGAGAAGTAGAGGTGTAGTTGTAGTTGTAGTTGTAGGCAGGAGGCTAGCTCAATCAGAATGCTGCTTTATCCTCCTTGGTTAAGAAATTCGGGGCGTAGTTGTTGTGGTATGTGAGCTGATGCTCAAAACAGGATGGTATGAGGCTTATTTCACTTTAATCTTATGAGAGTTAATATAGAAAAAGGGAAGCTTAATGCCTCCCTTTAAACCTAGTTTTTTGTTCTATAAAGCTTACTGTTTGGTCACAGAAACCACGGCCTTACCCACACTGCTGTTTAGCTCATGAATCGCATTCAGAGTGAAGGTATAGCTGCCAGCTTCAGTTACGCTCAATTGGCAGTTACCATCAGTACCAAGATTGATAGAGCCATCGGCAAGTTCAACTGAATTACAACCAAGGTCAAGTTGATCCCAAGTAGCACCGCTAAACTTGAAGCCATAGTCTTTTACTTCCAAAGTCTTTGTTACAGAGTAAACACCATTGCCAATAAAGCTCATAGCCCAATCATCAACAGGCGTCCAATTATTCATAGCACCACGCACGTAAACCGTTGTTTGGCCGTATGGAGGAATGCTAGACACATCCTTACCTGAGTTATCAACTGGCAGGCCGACACCCTGTGCATCGCCTTGAGCTTGTACAAATACAGCGGTGGTTAATGCAGGTACTGTGAAGGTTTCAGCGGCGAAGCTCGCACCTTTTACAATGTCATCTTCAGAATTTTGTTGAACGGT from Vibrio splendidus encodes:
- a CDS encoding alpha-amylase family protein yields the protein MYNKKHSIYQVFTRLFGNQNTQNTPWGTIEQNGVGKFSDFTNKALTEIRELGITHIWYTGVPHHAVINDYKHIGISDDYPSVVKGRAGSPYAVKDYYSVNPDLADNPAQRLQEFEALIKRSHDNGLKVIIDIVPNHIARNYKGLNNPEGVRDFGVQDDTTVEYHRNNNFYYIPNSVFELPEIEPAFIPLGSEQHPNLASPFLESPAKWTGNGSRLSKPNFDDWYETVKINYGVRPDGSKDFPDLPDDYATRDHLAHYQFWQQVDVPDSWIKFRDIALYWLKKGVDGFRYDMAEMVPVEFWSYLNSSIKVKNQDPFLMAEVYQPHLYRDYIRLGKMDYLYDKVDLYDGLKAIMQGKASTAIIPEIQHQMMDIEHHMMHFLDNHDEQRIASPEFVGNPYVAKPAMLVSTLLSSSPTMIYFGQEVGEPGAENAGFGQPSRTSIFDYIGVPQHQKWMNGGKFDGGQLSDDEKQLRLFYQRVMTFALNHSSMTGEYQDLHKSNQLSDSIYAFLRFNNEELVIAAANFSQSMTDNIELKITAEVIQELGITDGSYPLKEHIEGVQQQTLYVENGVGYFSAELNPLAAFAWVLAI
- a CDS encoding glycoside hydrolase family 13 protein, whose amino-acid sequence is MEQKWWHDAVVYQIYPRSFLDSNNDGIGDLNGIISKLDYLKELGINVIWLSPVYQSPMDDNGYDISDYQAIAEEFGTMEEMKLLMDEAKECDIKIVMDLVVNHTSDEHRWFEQARSSKDNPYRDYYIWRDAQPDGSAPDDQGSIFGGSAWQWDELTQQYYFHLFSKRQPDLNWENPKVQEEVHTMMNWWIDLGIGGFRLDVIDLIGKEIDKGITGNGPRLHKLLQQMNQATFGNKDLLTVGETWGATPEIAKLYSGQDRNELSMVFQFEHITLTWENGDKWNPIPLDLREFKNVLTKWQLELADGGWNSLFWNNHDLPRLVSKYGDDKHFRVESAKMLATCLHFLKGTPYIYQGEEIGMTNVAFDNLDQYKDIETHNFYKVKTESGVTHEHMMDAIHENSRDNARTPMHWNNQTNAGFSEGTPWIELNPNYPEINVESALADPGSIFYHYKTLIELRKAHPAIVYGSFIPVFEEHDKVFAYVRELDGEQLFVVCNFSGDSLTLDVPEQYRTQTATCLINNYGEVSSLDTQLNLAPYEAFTLKL
- a CDS encoding LysR family transcriptional regulator — encoded protein: MNKLYRYFLMVAHTGSIKGAAEKLNISQPSLTAAIKKLESDVGVAIFTRKSKGVELTEYGLLFREFAQEQQEKHLSLMHRFTDMQQRQSGKLKLGTGEAWWEQFVCKAVEEYKQQEKMGSLHLEFGNNLSLMHHLVQGDIDLFVGHEIYGLHERCKVTFYPLFQDKEAVFVRANHPLLTKKHLDPSLLRREMLAFPILQVTPDHSRHNSVLSDHVNSQPGGRDTEVIGRDVYDVDSLFASLDMLRMSDAVMPYSHKMCNWMKDKGFETLLIDDSKRGNVGLYAKQGAGDLKIKTFIEILQKANFD